Below is a genomic region from Meleagris gallopavo isolate NT-WF06-2002-E0010 breed Aviagen turkey brand Nicholas breeding stock chromosome 5, Turkey_5.1, whole genome shotgun sequence.
AATTTATATTGCTCCCCAGCTAATGTAAATGTAATGCTACTGTTGGTAAACGTATTTACAATTTGAGGTTCTTGCAGAAGCAAGAAGGTGTATTTCAGTCTAGgggacagcactcagcagatGCAATGTGTAGAATGCTcaactgaaaaaagagaaaaacaaaacaaaaacaaaaaaggcccCACAAGCCTAAGCTTAGAATTGTTGGAGATTCTTTGCATCAGTAAAGACTGCTGAAACATAACATATTCAGCTATGTGTCAGCATGAACTGATTTCTTTGAAACTGTTACATAGTAACCCAAAACCCTGGGGCCCTAAATTCTAAGTTCTAATACTTTGTTATGATTTTCAATGCCACAAACTCAGTTTTATGTGTCTATCTAATGTGCTAGCTGTTACatgtactgtatttttttatttgatgatGAGGCAGAATTGTTATGGAGAAATGGATTGAGctaaagaagataaaagaagaTACAACTTCCATTTATGTGTGGAAAAGATTGATGAAGAAATTGGACAATGCAGGAAGACTGATAGCCATTATAAAATCTTCTAATCTCAAAGTGTTCTGACATCACAGCTCCCAGAAAACAGGTGGTAAGGGTTTATATTTTTGAGATGCTTAGTCATCTTCCTTTACTTGATAGTAATAATGTGTGAACTATACTATTTAAGATGCCCCAGGCACTTGAGCATGACATATGGACAGGTAATACCTAATCTTGCTGCCACTGAAGTCCATCTTTGATGTCACAGTAATAGTAGAATTAGGACAATAGCAATCCAAAGTTCTGCATTGCTTAATTACAACCTTAAtaattttggttgtttttcagaCCAAATAAATGACCTGAGTTGGTAAGAAATTAAAACTGAGTTTCAAATAATGGATTTATGTGAGAGATTTTAATATAGAAAGATTTTTCCTAATGAGAGGAAGAATTAGACCTGGTAATGAGTGAACAAAGAAGTAACaggccagaaaaaaaatctcctcgTGAAACTTCTTCCAAGGTAGGTCAAGTCATGCTATTTTGTGTAGAAACTTTGCTTAAAATCAATTCTACCACATATATCTACAAACTCATATTTGGCACACTGAGAGATCTCTCCCCTTTCTGTATGCTTCTCTGACATGGACATAAGCAACTGACATTAGATATGAAAAATTGAAGAAGTTCATCCTCTACTTTTATCCAGAGATAGCGCTTCAACATTTtaaacttgtttgtttttaaagaatggGAAGTGGCTCACATGAGAATCAATCAAGGAGACTAAAAGAGGCTGTAGTGTTTGCAGAATCAGACAAAATGTGACCTAAACAACAGTTagtctttttctcctttattaaGTTTTCACATCTCACTTACCCCAGAACTATTATTGTCAGCCTGAAACAGAAAGTTCCTGAGGATTAATGTGGGGACacattaaaaatcaaaagatgATTGATGGATTCTTCTGCTAAATTTTATGttgccatttcttttcctttctgttcttcttgaGGTTCTCCTTCCTGTATAGTACAAACTTCCTTTTCACTCTGAAGCTTGGGCAATCTGCAGAAATAGTGATTATCTAATACTGCAAATGTTTTGCAGTACTTTCTTGCTGTTTACTCTACAAATAAGAAATATGACTACCTAGCTGTCATAGAAATTAAGATGGATAAAATATGATGCTTAATTAAAGAGGAGTGGAGTTGATTTAATTTTACCTATATTACATGGTACAACCCAGAATTGCtttatgaaaactgaaaatatttccagtcAAAGACATAAAATCTCTATTGCATTATTACCTGTGAATGTCAGATTCTTCTTCCAACAAGTCAGCGgcatctttcccttttttccttacaaattCTTCACTTAGCCCAACCTGCTGGAGGGTGTGTCTGTAGCGACGCTCTGCTCCTTGACGAGCATCATGCTATCAAATTGAAACTTAAACAGTAAGCGTGTAGAACAGGGGCTTCTCTATAAGCCAGCTTATGTTGTTTTAAAGTTTGGGGCTGACACTGCTAATAAGAACAACAGTCCAGAATTTTTGTCTACCATAGAGTACAAAATTGAAATTGAATACAGGGAGAATGTTCTCAACATTTCTCAAAGTTGGAGCTCATCTTTTCCTGcatctgtgttgttttttgttttttggtttttttttacttccctcttctgttctgcttctACAGCATACAGTGGCACACTTGTGTCTGAATCCTGACTGACACTCAGGTTGAGAATATGTGCTAAAAGGGTTGTGAGAAATTCTGGAAGCATATTGGCCTACAATTTGTAAGCAGTAACCACAAGGGATTTCAAAAGAACTTGTGAAATAGCTTTATATCAACTTGTATTCAAGAAGCTAAAAGCAAAGCATCCTGGATCTTATACTCTCATTGCCTCCACACAAACTTCACAAATTAATGTAGTCTGAAATGAGGCTTTCCAGAGGTAGTGGGCAGTTTCTGAAGATTAAGGTTTTCTGTATGGTAGGATAAAATGAATTAATGTTATCAATACTGATTAATTCTCACCAACGTGACAAACAGAAATGTTACCAAAATTTATCATACAAATGTGTTCTCTGTCTCCATTAATCACTCACCTGAATGGAAAGTTTGAGCCAAGAGGATGTTTCTACTGAGAAAACTTAAATCAGCATATAGCTACGTATTCTCAGTATGTCTCTAACCAGTTATCTGTCAGCTGTGCAAggagaaagaactgaaagagaaaaccctgggaaatatattttatagaaAGTAAAGTATTTAACTATAGTAATCTGAGATTTGGAGATTTCACTGTGTGATGGTGATATGCGCTGAACAGCCAGCCAAGCTTGCAGATGATAGAAGTGATTCTACCAGAGAggatgttttaaaaaatcaagattTCTAGACTGCAGACCATTGTATTCAAGTGCAGAATGGGCAGTCATATAATTTCTGATGTGAAAAGGCCTTAATTTTGATCAGACCATGTATTTTGGTTGCAATATATACTAGGGGTTGGAAAGTTCTAAATCAAGTAAGTACCAGTGTTTTTAAAGTCCTGGAAAGGAATTTTCCTAATACCCGTGTGGCTGTCCCATGTGTAGTCCAAAGATTATACAAGCATTAGCACCTAACTGTGAATAACTTAAGATAAATTTCTTAGTGCCTGCCATAAATGAAAGACAATGTGTCCTGTCACCCAGACACTTGGAACTTTGGTTCCAGTTACCTTGGAGACCTGTTCAAAGAGGTATGGTCTGTTCTTGACTCGCAGCTGCATttcttccagctcctttctgtactcctttgttctttctctcatattttgcctgaaatgaaaaatttctaTGTCCAAATCAGGTTCCATTCTGACTGTAGCtgataggggaaaaaagaattctgaGTAGCCGTTTAGTCTTTTAAATAGCTCTGAGATTCCAAATGTGATTCCATATGATGGCTAAAACACTGCTTTTGCTACCATGCTACACACCATTAGCAAGCTTTACTATTTAGAGTGTAAGCTGAGAATTGACAATCACATTTTTACAAAACCTTGTCTTATGTGTTGTATgaggctgctgaatcatggcctgaacctctgattgatcacctgaggcgagcaatgagtcagccacgggagcacaggcgAAGGtaaatcacctgtgctgcaggaaggggtggagcctggctgtacctctcctagacccatgtaagagctgactgccagtggggaaggatctctctggagatctgctccatcggagttcatcttgtgagcccaggacagggtgagtgactttctctcatctttctctcattactccaatatatatccaggagcttggctaatataatttatatagctctgtatatgtgtatgtatatgtgtgtatatatatatatatatatatacacacacacaccatctgtatatccattgattatacaatatccattgattatacatgTGTCTTATGTACATTACCAAGGGAGACATTGAAGTTGTACAAATTAGTCTCTACCAGTGTTAATGTAAAAAGAACTATTATGTGTGGAAAGGATAGTGCTTGTGAAGAAATCCATCTGAATCTGGAATGGGTATAGCAGCTAAAGGTTAACTCTAAGAAAACTCTTAGACTAAATTCCTCCTAAAGAATTACCTGATAATCCCCAGCTACCAAAGCAGAGTTATTTCTGTGCGGAATAGGATACTGACCGGTTCTGTTTCAGCTTCTCCTTGTGTGTTTCATCCAGACTTTTATGTGGATCCAGGGCTTTTGCTCGGCTGTTCACTGACTTGCGAATAGCttgacatttcttcttctgtttctctacCCAGTAAATTCCTTCTTTGTCTCCTTCCTTTTTGCTCTCTTGGGAGTATCTGTGTAGAAGAAAGTAATGAGCTCGCTTAAGAGTTCCATACTGCACGGTAGTTGACAATTTCACTTTTTGCTCTTCTCCTTAGAAGATTACGAATTTCGTGTGTAGCTTCCAAACTGACTGTGAGGCAAGGCAAGAATTAGTGAGGAAAGAAGACCAGCCACAGAGAAACATTTAGGATAACTATTGTCAATGTGATGAGGGAGAACATAACTTTCTCCACTTCAGTCAGTAGGTGGCGTATGGTCTTGTAGACAAAGTTTTACTTACCTAATAGCAGATTCCCTTTTTCTTGTTGCATCTGTAATATGCACTGGAAGGGTATtggaagagagagaggaaagtgCAGTCAAAGAATGACTTTTTTGCACAGAAACGTTGGAAAGTTGCTGAGAATCCTGAAAGAAATGGAACTTTATTCAGTGTAATTGTTCACAGCACAGAAGCTCCTCTGTTCTTTGTCTAGTAATGAGAACAGTTGGAGGTATGTGGGCAATGCACTcgttcttctttcttttatcagTAGTGATTTACATGGGGATGGGCTGAGAGATGAGTAGGAAGGAGACTTGCTTAGGAGTATGGAAGGGAAGCTGAGCCTTAGCTGCCATAACTCATCTCTTTGTTCTTTGATTTGTCCTAGAATTTTGCAGTACTCCTGAGATAAATATCAAGGCCATAGGTCTTATTAAAGGACATAAGCTATTACAAATAAATGCTATGTATTTAAGAACTTGCCATCAGGGAAATCAGGGAGAAGAGTACCACAGAAATATCTAGTCATCTCACCTTTATCTTTTCATTAGCTTCTCTCTGCCTGCCACGGAGATTGGAGGTTCGTAATTTGAATGGCTTAATTCGAGTTGCCTCTTTGATTTCTTGTCTTCTTACTGCTTCCCTCTGAAATGCCCAATAAAGTTCCTCAAAATCTGGTACTGTTGGATTAATCCTTGGCTTGAAGCTGAAGCTTCTGTCCTGCAAGAAGCCAAGTCTTTCCTGCTTAGTTTTAGTGGCAGTTCTGGACTGAGGATCCCTCCGACAGTTGCTAGTATCTATTGGAGCCACAGAGCTCTCAAGCAAATCCTTGGCTCTCATCTGAATGCGGATTTCTCTGTAGAGTTCAGCTTctaatgaattaaaaacagagcaatGTGAAGAATACAAGTGATGTAAAAGGCTGCAAAATTGCCACTGCacactgtaatttttatttatttatttatttttagaatggCAACTACTCATATAAGTGCAAACAGGTATCATGTATTCTCTTTCCCCACATTCCACCCCTTCTCTGTCTCCAAGTTGAAAAAAATCAAGGGAGCACAAAGAGTTGTGTCTCATTCTCAGGCACTATGACATATCTCTTTCCATCATCACAGTAAGATATTGAACCTGTCTTTTCCTATTACTGTTCTTAGGGTTCCAGGTCAAGGTTCTATTTTTTTGTATTGGACATGGTGTAACAAAGACTGTGTGATCCAAACAGGTTTTTCAGATGTACTTCTAATGGATGATGGCTTTTCTATCTAATGTGCAGTAGTGTCTGTCTAtgctgaaaaagattttaagtAAGGAAGGTTTGGGTATAACATCAAACTATGTCCTTTTATGTGCAACActaaatattaatgaaaacgtagacaaaataagaaatgttttgagTGTGTTTATGTTTGCACTGATTGAAGTATGAAATGCTCATTCCCCCTTCCTGCTCGTGAAACaggcagaaatagaaaatggttTATCCTTTGCTCTCTTTTTACATTTCTAATCTACTTAATTTAGTACACTATAtgtttttctgatgaaaactgAACTGGTGCTGTACTCAAGAAGGAATTGATggcaagtatttaaaaaaaaaaagagagagagagagaaaagcaatgaTAACTATCACGGGGTGGGGTTTGGAACCCTCAGGATCTTTAAAGTCCATTCCAATATAAGCTGTTCTATCTGGTTTAGCCTCTGTCATCTGCATTGTTCCCTTTTAATTTGCGACTGTGAGGGCTTAAgccatctgaaaaaaagaagatcagGAAAACTCCCTCGACTGTCTCTCTGACTAAAATGATCGAAGTACCTTCCTCACTTGTTTCAGGAGTGTGACTGAAAGGTATCAGAAAACATTAGAGAAGGGCAGGAGACGCTGAACTATGGCACTATTGCTTAGAACTGGACTAATTGCCTGATTTGGGTTCAGGGAATATTTTTCTCCTAGGAAATCGTTCTGTGCAACTCAGGTGGGAATGAAAATACCAATTCCAAGATACTGCCTGGACCTCAGACACTTCTAGCACTACTACAAGTTTTCATACTTGTACCACACTTCATGCAAGTCGCTTTAGGCTAACCAAAGGAATTCACTTTACGGAAGGATTCCTAAACTATCGTGACATGCTGCAAAAGAAACGTGGAAATTTGAACAGCTCAGTGTATCCATTGGTGTTTGGGAGTGGTGTAGAACTGCCACTGCTGACCCTAATACAAGACTATAAAATTTGGGATGCCCTATTCTAAGAGTCTCTAGATGAAATGTAATGATGGGTAGTATAGAGGAGACTAGACAATACCAGAGGATGTAATGATGGTTTTATACTCCAAGTGATATAATGGAGGCCGTGATTCTACCTCCTAGCATTGAGACGGCGAGGGACAGTCAGggaggtgtttgtttttttgctggaAGAGCCCGAGCACTTTACCTTTGAGTTTATCTCCAAGGAGTGTGTCATTAGTTGATCTGGGAACTTTTCTATTGACTCTCTTCAGTTTGGAGCTCTCATTTGGGGTTGCTGCTGGTAGGAACTTTTGTCTGatagcttctttctttttctcctccttttccagGAAACTGAAGGGTCTTTGAGTGGAAAGTAGcagctcctttcttttctgtgttgctATTTGCCTGCGAACCTCATTCTGTTCCATTATTTCATGATAAAGGGGCAGAAACACGTGGGCAGGTACGGGCTGTGCCCGGAACTGTTTCTGACATTCAGCTTCATCCTGGCTTTGCCTTTTGTCTCTCAGTTTGTCTAGTTCAAGAAACATGTTTGACTTCATCAGCTGGGATTTTTTGCGAGCTTCTCGCAGTGTCATTTTGAAGGGCTGAGGGATAGTGATGGAAGGAATCCAAGGAGATGAAGCACTTTTTGGCCTCAAGCGGGGTTTAGGAAACAAGTGAGGTTTTTGTTGATCCCAGGTACTGTCCGAGGTGAGGTCAATCAAAGAACGGGACTGCCTTTTGTTACCAGATGTATGACTAAGACAAAGACATTATGAAGGGGAAATAAgggaaattattaaaaattagaaataaaagaagggagatCTGTTGATTAAGAGAGACACTGTAGGCTGAGCTGGTAGTCAGAAGACAGGCCTAGGCCTCACTGTTCTCAGTCTCCAAGTTTTGCTTTGCTACCTAAGTTCATAAGCATagctttgcttgttttcagcTTTCCATATACAAAATGCAGTTGTGACTACCTAGATTCCTAATGCAGCATTATGATGCTAGTAAGTTGTTGCTATGAAGGCCATAGGTTAAACAGAATGTTTTAGCTTCAAGAACATTCAATGCAAGATACCAAATCGGGAGAGGCAATAAATTGGGCACACAGATGCACAAACCCTAACAAACAGAAGATAACAGTACCAAACACCAGAACTCCTAAGACAGAGATGGAAGTGTGTCACAAGTTCAACTTTCAAGAGCTTCAGCTGGAAAGCTTGTAACTGTTAAGAATAGAATGTAACTCATAattaaacacaaacacacaactATCATGGgtttcacagaaacagaaaacttctCATAGGATGTTGGAAGATTGCATGTGGGACTGGCTAGAGCTATTGCGAGACATTAAAGGAAGGATCAAATGCAAGGGAAGGATCAGGGTGGATCAGAGAGGCCTAAATGCAGACAAATGAAAGGGAAGTGGCCAACTGTGTGTAAACAGGTGGTTGCTGCATAGTTTGTTCTATCTTGTTCTTTATAAACTCTATTTCTTATTTAAGAGGGTGTGATCTGCTAGTGAACTTCAAGCTGGACTAATCCCAGAGGACAGTGTTGGAAAACCAGGTGCTGGAGAGATCACAGTTCTGAAGATTGGATGCTGGCCAGAAACACACGTGCACATTATCTGTTAGCAAATTTCAATTGGCAAGCAGGAAAGGGGATCGGCCATTTGTGCTGTTCATGCTTTATGTGAACGCTGTTTATGTGGGCCCACGTTCGGGCCCCATCATCGTACTGGTGAACATTTTGGGCAGTGTGCTGGTACCACACACGTGTGGACAAGGTGCATGCAAGATGCTCATCGTGGGATCCACAGCGCCGTGTTACTGCTCGGAACTGGGGAGAAGCAGGAGGATTTCCCCAGGCGCCCTCCAGTCCTGTGAATTTCGCTGTCCTTAAAGGGCGCCGTCCTACCTGAGCACCGCGCACAGCTTGGCCCGCAGCGCGGCCGCCTCCCGCGAGAGGTCTCCGAGATCCTCATCCTCCTGGGAGGCGCTGACGTNNNNNNNNNNNNNNNNNNNNNNNNNNNNNNNNNNNNNNNNNNNNNNNNNNNNNNNNNNNNNNNNNNNNNNNNNNNNNNNNNNNNNNNNNNNNNNNNNNNNNNNNNNNNNNNNNNNNNNNNNNNNNNNNNNNNNNNN
It encodes:
- the FAM161B gene encoding protein FAM161B translates to VSASQEDEDLGDLSREAAALRAKLCAVLSHTSGNKRQSRSLIDLTSDSTWDQQKPHLFPKPRLRPKSASSPWIPSITIPQPFKMTLREARKKSQLMKSNMFLELDKLRDKRQSQDEAECQKQFRAQPVPAHVFLPLYHEIMEQNEVRRQIATQKRKELLLSTQRPFSFLEKEEKKKEAIRQKFLPAATPNESSKLKRVNRKVPRSTNDTLLGDKLKEAELYREIRIQMRAKDLLESSVAPIDTSNCRRDPQSRTATKTKQERLGFLQDRSFSFKPRINPTVPDFEELYWAFQREAVRRQEIKEATRIKPFKLRTSNLRGRQREANEKIKDSQQLSNVSVQKSHSLTALSSLSSNTLPVHITDATRKRESAIRYSQESKKEGDKEGIYWVEKQKKKCQAIRKSVNSRAKALDPHKSLDETHKEKLKQNRQNMRERTKEYRKELEEMQLRVKNRPYLFEQVSKHDARQGAERRYRHTLQQVGLSEEFVRKKGKDAADLLEEESDIHRLPKLQSEKEVCTIQEGEPQEEQKGKEMAT